A genomic window from Pecten maximus chromosome 2, xPecMax1.1, whole genome shotgun sequence includes:
- the LOC117322375 gene encoding uncharacterized protein LOC117322375, translating to MLTYDVSANMAEGGQSSDPPFKDSTRSNLVYSHLMFIECPICLEQLRQPKCLPCRHCFCEECLSIYIVKETSKSSGTAASFTCPVCRKLTHPVDKSEDKTNWAKQFPTDRHAVERIRLANHPVESFFCSPCQKKRQTTHARFWCKATSSSFCESCKVDFHDMVHTECDIVDLTNWFDRLNMNEECEQHHRKKNYYCEDHKFIGCIKCLTAGHKDCKALTSLKDVCAKLKNESLLDKSTRSLQLGVTEMESLIQEFDLQLQTNADDRDTALKSIEDVQKKIEHRIAEKKKDVTDDMIAKYKEIRDHLKVSSQKCERLKAAMQNTLESAAEALQRNDFINTVLFYRRGQTEIESYHDLAEEMQKSLFATRIEHELDSNWDISSVLCFGKIAVRKDQRIVHESIKNLKKDLTKCKLKEIGKVNRKSSSDTYDCRGYVYLPDGRLVVGDHYKQKLKLIDAKGHVVDELDVNGLIWDVCIVDNRTIAVLTEKDDGIHVVTITPYKLVNSAEIKLALGSCSCIAYRNGEFIVSQGCYVYSVKSDGTVHKIHQYDRTVSALSYDPTHGHLFISYFTITGDRAIIGMLSRDNIYTDLVNVGIVECVSGMDVHKEGNIYVCGSNTLVQMSGDGKHIRLLTKMDNIADLHSISVCGDRIAMTNCSSEKNYIQVFQLE from the exons ATGCTGACATATGAT GTAAGTGCTAACATGGCAGAAGGTGGACAAAGTTCAGATCCTCCCTTCAAAGACAGCACACGATCTAACCTGGTTTATTCACACCTCATGTTCATAGAATGTCCAATCTGTCTGGAGCAGCTTCGTCAGCCAAAGTGTCTCCCTTGCCGCCATTGTTTCTGCGAGGAATGTTTGAGTATCTACATCGTCAAAGAAACTTCGAAGTCGAGTGGTACGGCGGCGTCCTTTACCTGTCCGGTATGTAGGAAACTGACTCATCCTGTCGACAAATCAGAGGACAAGACAAATTGGGCCAAGCAGTTCCCGACCGACAGGCATGCTGTAGAGAGGATCAGACTGGCGAACCATCCCGTAGAGTCATTCTTCTGTAGTCCGTGCCAGAAGAAGCGACAGACGACACATGCAAGATTCTGGTGTAAAGCGACCAGTTCCTCCTTCTGCGAGTCATGTAAAGTCGATTTCCATGACATGGTCCACACTGAATGCGATATTGTTGACCTGACAAACTGGTTTGACCGGCTGAATATGAATGAAGAATGTGAACAACATCACAGAAAGAAGAATTATTACTGTGAGGATCACAAATTCATCGGTTGCATTAAATGTCTCACTGCCGGTCATAAGGATTGTAAAGCTTTGACAAGCCTCAAAGATGTTTGTGCGAAATTGAAAAATGAATCATTACTCGACAAAAGTACGAGGTCTCTACAACTAGGGGTAACCGAAATGGAGTCTCTAATACAGGAATTTGATCTACAGCTTCAGACCAACGCAGATGACAGAGATACCGCTTTGAAAAGCATTGAAGATGTGCAAAAAAAGATTGAGCATCGTATCGCAGAAAAGAAAAAGGATGTAACAGACGATATGATTGCAAAATACAAGGAGATAAGAGATCATTTGAAGGTTTCCAGTCAAAAGTGTGAACGGCTGAAGGCAGCTATGCAGAATACTTTGGAGTCGGCCGCTGAAGCGTTGCAGAGGAACGACTTTATAAATACGGTCCTGTTTTACCGAAGGGGTCAGACGGAGATTGAATCGTATCATGACTTGGCAGAAGAGATGCAGAAGTCGCTTTTTGCTACACGGATTGAACATGAACTTGATTCGAACTGGGATATTAGTTCAGTTTTGTGCTTTGGGAAGATAGCGGTCCGAAAGGATCAGCGCATTGTTCATGAAAgtatcaaaaatttaaaaaaggatTTAACTAAATGTAAACTAAAGGAAATAGGAAAAGTGAATAGGAAAAGTTCATCGGATACATATGACTGTAGGGGCTATGTTTACCTGCCCGATGGTCGGCTCGTAGTTGGAGATCATTATAAACAAAAGCTCAAGTTAATAGATGCAAAAGGACATGTTGTGGACGAACTGGACGTAAACGGACTTATCTGGGACGTTTGTATAGTGGACAACAGGACAATAGCTGTCCTAACGGAGAAAGACGACGGTATACACGTAGTGACCATTACACCATACAAACTGGTCAATTCGGCCGAAATAAAACTAGCCTTGGGCTCTTGTTCCTGTATAGCATACCGAAATGGCGAGTTTATCGTTAGTCAAGGGTgttatgtatatagtgtaaaaaGTGATGGAACTGTCCATAAGATTCACCAGTACGATAGGACAGTATCCGCTTTGTCTTATGACCCTACGCATGGACACCTGTTTATCTCCTATTTCACAATTACTGGTGATAGAGCGATCATCGGAATGTTGTCACgtgacaatatatacactgACTTGGTGAATGTCGGTATCGTTGAATGTGTGTCGGGGATGGACGTACACAAGGAAGGAAACATCTACGTTTGTGGTTCCAACACGTTAGTACAGATGTCCGGGGACGGGAAACACATAAGGCTTTTAACAAAAATGGACAATATTGCGGATCTTCATTCAATCTCCGTTTGTGGTGATAGAATCGCGATGACGAACTGTTCGTCAGAAAAGAACTACATCCAGGTGTTTCAACTTGAATGA
- the LOC117322376 gene encoding uncharacterized protein LOC117322376: MAEGGPRPDLPSVVDTRPSQSDSYLLECPICPEQLRQPKYLPCLHTFCEECLSIYIVKETSKSNGTAASFTCPVCRKLTHPVDKSEDKTNWAKQFPTDRHAVERIKLANKKTEQYYCKPCQKKGNTTSAQFWCEYNKTFFCKQCKEEHHDMVHSDCDIVNMTEFNRFQIRQENSTTRCDKHNEKSDCYCQNHKCFGCSKCIYVDHRRCEDVSTIEEYCHGLENTSRLDQRLRYLQQGADTMETLIKNFFLQLQSVTVDKDAVLKSIDELQERINKCVEQIKKKVTEDLISEFKKEQENFKVSSQKCERLMTVLQGTLASSVTAAQNNDHRATILLYQRGQAELESCRDLVVEIMKSFSTTMFEHDFKFDVSAMCAALSLGKVVVRKQHRNVPGCLDAFLRPFPTREIKQIRKTYIRCPSDSSPCFVVGLVCLPDGRVVAGDYNNKKIKLIDPEGNVVDEIKGSINDLCTVDYTTVAAAVRNPGKIRVVTVTSSKLTIISEINTTTICYGIAYKDGGFVVSLGSEVCSVSEDGTTHKLQKYRDNVYGLAQDSQRGHLFLTHNTTIDGRVAVSRLSHDNRHTDIMKVGVVKSAAGVDVDVEGNVYVCDYDSNNVVQMSADGKNIRELLTEDDGIIQPRAISVCEDKLAVSNGSEEQRDYIYVFQLV, from the coding sequence ATGGCGGAAGGAGGCCCACGTCCAGACCTTCCCTCAGTGGTTGATACACGACCCAGCCAATCGGATTCATATCTCCTTGAATGTCCGATTTGTCCGGAGCAGTTACGACAGCCAAAGTACCTACCGTGCCTCCATACTTTCTGTGAGGAATGTTTGAGTATCTACATCGTCAAAGAAACTTCGAAGTCGAATGGTACGGCGGCGTCCTTTACATGTCCGGTATGTAGAAAACTGACTCACCCTGTCGACAAATCAGAGGACAAGACAAACTGGGCTAAACAGTTCCCGACCGACAGACATGCCGTAGAGAGGATCAAGCTAGCGAACAAGAAGACGGAACAATACTACTGCAAACCCTGTCAGAAGAAAGGTAATACGACGTCTGCACAGTTCTGGTGTGAATACAACAAGACATTCTTCTGCAAACAATGCAAGGAGGAACACCATGATATGGTCCACAGCGATTGTGATATTGTCAATATGACGGAATTTAACAGATTCCAGATCAGGCAGGAAAACTCGACCACAAGATGCGACAAACACAATGAGAAGAGTGATTGCTACTGTCAGAACCACAAGTGTTTTGGATGCAGTAAGTGTATATATGTCGACCACAGGAGGTGTGAAGATGTGTCTACAATAGAAGAATACTGTCATGGACTAGAAAATACGTCCCGACTGGATCAAAGGTTGAGATATCTACAGCAAGGAGCTGACACCATGGAGACTCTAATTAAGAACTTCTTTCTACAGCTGCAAAGTGTCACAGTCGATAAAGATGCGGTATTGAAAAGCATTGATGAACTGCAAGAACGGATAAATAAATGCGTTGAgcaaataaagaaaaaagtcACTGAGGATTTGATTTCGGAGTTCAAAAAAGAACAGGAGAATTTTAAGGTTTCCAGTCAAAAGTGTGAACGACTGATGACAGTCTTGCAGGGTACCCTGGCATCGTCAGTTACAGCTGCGCAGAATAACGACCACAGGGCTACGATTCTACTGTATCAAAGAGGTCAAGCCGAGCTCGAGTCCTGTAGAGATTTGGTAGTAGAGATAATGAAATCGTTTTCTACCACGATGTTTGAGCATGATTTCAAATTCGATGTCTCTGCTATGTGTGCAGCCTTGAGTCTTGGGAAAGTCGTTGTTCGAAAGCAGCATAGAAATGTCCCAGGTTGTTTGGATGCTTTCCTTCGACCTTTTCCTACACGTGAGATAAAACAAATCAGAAAGACGTACATTCGTTGTCCGTCGGATTCGTCCCCTTGTTTCGTGGTTGGACTTGTTTGTCTTCCTGATGGCCGAGTCGTTGCTGGAgattacaacaacaaaaagatAAAGTTGATCGACCCCGAAGGAAATGTTGTTGACGAGATAAAAGGGTCAATAAATGACCTTTGTACGGTAGATTACACAACTGTGGCGGCCGCTGTTCGTAATCCCGGGAAAATACGTGTAGTGACAGTCACATCCTCCAAACTTACCATCATATCGGAAATAAACACTACTACTATTTGTTATGGTATTGCGTACAAAGATGGAGGATTTGTAGTGAGTTTAGGATCTGAAGTGTGCAGTGTAAGTGAGGACGGTACGACCCACAAATTACAGAAATATCGTGATAATGTATACGGATTGGCTCAAGATTCTCAGCGTGGTCACTTGTTTCTCACACATAACACCACCATTGATGGCAGAGTGGCCGTCAGCAGATTGTCGCATGACAACAGGCACACTGACATCATGAAAGTCGGTGTCGTGAAGAGTGCTGCTGGAGTGGACGTCGACGTAGAAGGTAACGTCTATGTCTGTGACTACGATTCCAACAACGTGGTGCAAATGTCCGCCGATGGGAAAAACATCCGGGAACTGTTAACAGAAGATGACGGTATCATACAACCAAGAGCAATTTCCGTATGTGAGGATAAGCTTGCGGTATCGAACGGGTCAGAAGAGCAAAGGGACTATATCTATGTGTTTCAACTTGTTTGA